A part of Marinobacter psychrophilus genomic DNA contains:
- a CDS encoding FMN-binding glutamate synthase family protein → MNRCKTFPLRYTAYALSLVGFLISLIVSAWTGDAYLIPLAFGLFAALGTYDLLQRRHTISRNYPIMANFRYLFEAIGPEIRQYFIQSDTDERPFSREQRTIVYQRAKNILDKRPFGSQLNMYEEGFEWMSHSIAPTQLNTCDFRITVGKNCAKPYSTSVFNISAMSFGSLSANAILSLNTGARKGHFYHDTGEGSISRYHRQPGGDLVWEIGSGYFGCRNKDGSFNAERFAENAQLDQVKMIELKLSQGAKPGHGGILPGAKVTPEIAEARGVEVGKDCVSPAAHSEFSTPIEMLEFIDQLRELSGGKPVGFKLALGHAWEWFAIVKAMLKTGRRPDFIVVDGGEGGTGAAPLEFINRLGMPMTDALLLVHNTLVGCNLREDIAIGAAGKITSAFNIARTLALGADWCNSARGYMFSLGCIQAMNCHTGRCPSGVATQDPRRGEKIDVPLKSERVYNFHKNTMEALQNLLQAGGLNHTSELGPEHIIRRVSKTEVSSYLDLFPFIEPGALLQGDTGLTVFDKYWGASNPDSFVPPEFVSKLRETKLR, encoded by the coding sequence ATGAACAGATGTAAGACCTTCCCTTTGCGGTACACCGCGTATGCGCTGAGCCTCGTCGGATTTCTGATATCGCTGATTGTCAGCGCGTGGACTGGTGACGCCTATCTGATTCCTCTGGCATTTGGCCTGTTTGCAGCCCTTGGCACCTACGATCTGTTACAGCGTCGCCATACGATTAGCCGCAACTACCCGATTATGGCCAATTTCCGCTATCTGTTTGAGGCTATTGGCCCGGAAATCCGTCAGTACTTCATCCAGTCCGACACCGACGAACGACCATTTTCTCGCGAGCAGCGCACCATTGTGTACCAGCGTGCAAAAAACATTCTCGACAAGCGCCCGTTCGGCTCTCAGCTGAATATGTATGAGGAAGGCTTTGAGTGGATGAGCCATTCAATAGCTCCTACCCAGCTAAACACCTGTGACTTTCGCATTACCGTCGGCAAAAACTGCGCAAAGCCCTATAGCACCAGCGTATTCAACATTTCGGCCATGAGCTTTGGTTCACTGTCGGCGAACGCCATCCTCAGCTTGAACACCGGTGCCAGAAAAGGCCACTTCTACCACGACACCGGCGAAGGCTCTATCAGCCGCTACCACCGCCAGCCAGGGGGCGACCTGGTTTGGGAAATCGGTTCCGGATACTTCGGCTGCCGCAACAAAGACGGCAGCTTTAATGCCGAACGCTTTGCTGAAAACGCCCAACTCGATCAGGTAAAAATGATTGAACTCAAACTATCTCAAGGCGCCAAACCAGGGCACGGCGGTATCTTGCCCGGTGCAAAAGTAACACCGGAGATTGCTGAAGCCCGTGGCGTTGAAGTGGGTAAAGACTGCGTATCACCTGCAGCGCATTCAGAGTTTTCGACGCCCATCGAAATGCTGGAGTTTATTGATCAGTTGCGTGAGTTGTCTGGAGGTAAGCCGGTGGGCTTCAAGCTCGCCCTGGGTCACGCGTGGGAGTGGTTTGCCATTGTAAAAGCCATGCTGAAAACCGGAAGACGGCCTGACTTTATCGTCGTAGATGGCGGCGAAGGTGGCACTGGCGCGGCACCGCTTGAGTTTATCAACCGCCTGGGCATGCCAATGACCGATGCCCTGCTACTGGTGCACAACACCCTGGTAGGTTGCAATCTGCGTGAAGACATCGCAATCGGCGCCGCTGGAAAAATTACATCGGCGTTTAACATCGCCCGCACACTGGCACTTGGCGCCGACTGGTGTAACTCAGCGCGCGGCTATATGTTCTCGCTGGGCTGTATTCAAGCCATGAACTGCCACACCGGCCGCTGTCCTAGCGGCGTTGCTACTCAAGACCCAAGACGCGGTGAAAAAATCGATGTACCCCTGAAAAGCGAACGGGTTTACAACTTCCATAAAAACACCATGGAAGCCCTACAAAATCTGCTACAAGCGGGTGGGCTGAACCACACCTCCGAGCTAGGCCCGGAACACATCATTCGCCGGGTATCGAAAACCGAGGTTAGCTCTTATCTGGACCTGTTTCCGTTTATCGAGCCTGGCGCACTGCTGCAAGGTGACACCGGTCTGACCGTATTCGACAAGTACTGGGGAGCATCCAATCCGGATAGCTTCGTTCCACCCGAATTCGTGTCCAAACTGCGGGAAACAAAATTACGTTAA
- a CDS encoding alpha-L-glutamate ligase-like protein, producing MGWISPFTLNRLGMLNMNRRNVDYIARYNDRSAYPLVDNKLKTKLVVAEYGVKTPRLLQVVRQQHEISHFREMSADLAGFAIKPAKGSGGKGITVVTGRDGDEFVKASGARIGVDVLERHLTNILAGLYSLAGASDVAIVENLVQSTPDLARYSFQGVPDIRIIVFQGYPVMAMLRLATKASDGKANLHQGAVGVGLDIGTGKSLNAVQFNRPILLHPDTGLSLGNIHIVAWDEMLEMASRCYEATGLGYMGVDLVVDVEEGPLLLELNARPGLAIQMANGCGLLPRLRAIENLKRPHFTPGDRARFAMEEFHKR from the coding sequence ATGGGCTGGATATCACCGTTTACGCTGAACCGCCTGGGCATGTTGAACATGAACCGGCGCAATGTAGACTATATTGCCCGCTACAATGATCGTTCAGCCTACCCGCTGGTCGACAACAAACTGAAAACCAAACTGGTGGTGGCCGAGTACGGTGTAAAAACACCGCGGCTTCTGCAGGTGGTTCGCCAACAACACGAAATTTCCCACTTCCGTGAAATGTCCGCGGATTTGGCGGGCTTTGCCATAAAGCCGGCCAAAGGATCTGGCGGCAAAGGCATCACCGTTGTCACCGGGCGCGATGGCGACGAATTCGTCAAAGCCTCCGGCGCCCGTATTGGCGTGGATGTACTGGAACGGCACCTGACCAACATTCTGGCGGGGCTGTATTCGCTGGCGGGCGCCTCTGACGTGGCCATTGTCGAAAACCTGGTGCAGTCCACACCGGATCTGGCTCGCTATTCGTTTCAAGGCGTTCCAGATATCCGCATTATCGTGTTTCAGGGCTACCCGGTAATGGCCATGCTGCGGCTTGCCACCAAAGCGTCAGACGGCAAGGCCAACCTGCATCAAGGCGCTGTGGGCGTGGGCCTAGACATCGGCACAGGAAAAAGTCTGAACGCGGTTCAGTTCAACCGCCCCATTCTTCTGCACCCGGACACCGGCTTATCTTTGGGCAATATCCATATTGTCGCCTGGGATGAAATGCTGGAAATGGCCTCCCGCTGCTATGAGGCGACCGGGCTAGGCTATATGGGCGTAGACCTGGTGGTGGATGTGGAGGAAGGCCCGCTGCTGCTGGAGTTAAACGCGCGCCCCGGGCTGGCCATTCAAATGGCCAACGGCTGCGGCCTACTGCCGCGCTTGCGTGCCATTGAAAATTTGAAACGCCCCCACTTCACCCCCGGTGACCGCGCTCGCTTTGCAATGGAAGAATTTCACAAGCGCTAG
- a CDS encoding helix-turn-helix transcriptional regulator gives MKIKLQMYFTDIEVGNYYSVSRFTIWRWVREGKFPHPLKLSSGSSRWHRSDLEQHDEKVRRQNELVEV, from the coding sequence ATGAAAATCAAACTGCAGATGTACTTCACAGATATTGAGGTGGGGAACTATTACTCAGTGTCCCGGTTCACCATCTGGCGCTGGGTTCGGGAAGGTAAATTCCCTCACCCCTTGAAACTCAGCTCCGGATCTAGCCGCTGGCACAGGTCAGACCTCGAACAGCACGACGAGAAAGTTCGGCGACAAAATGAGTTGGTGGAAGTTTAG
- a CDS encoding integrase domain-containing protein, whose translation MSNKQVGKGRRSSPKKNPKRQKNYGKGESLGYAANVALDDFYTRASHFSTRATHKQRAKAFVKYCKRQKMRDVRDIDKPFVLQFGAYVKTRLEVGYWWPDGSIDKPVSVAYAHNLISTVNILMRAFRGDDELKVSAREVLGVCRNSMRTREIQADIVDTQHAANLAIAKGFERGAAVMMLDRAWGMRVREAILQDLDRMKREVLATGEAAILEGCKGGRKCRSRTIKVNEFRLEALNYAIEVRPQGSRNLLSETDTVKRFLLRELNPCRPLLKSAGVPTFHELRAGFAQDIYEEVMQGPSPLKQPIRDKVMDRVARDEVARQLGHNRRGVAGAYVGGVRNAA comes from the coding sequence ATGAGTAACAAACAGGTAGGGAAAGGGCGGCGGTCTTCCCCGAAAAAGAACCCCAAACGCCAGAAAAACTATGGCAAAGGGGAGAGTTTGGGCTATGCAGCCAATGTTGCCCTCGATGATTTTTACACCCGAGCATCGCACTTCAGTACCCGCGCCACTCACAAGCAGCGAGCGAAAGCGTTCGTGAAATACTGCAAGCGACAAAAAATGCGTGATGTTCGGGATATTGACAAGCCGTTTGTTTTGCAGTTTGGCGCCTATGTCAAAACCCGACTCGAAGTAGGCTATTGGTGGCCGGATGGGAGCATTGATAAGCCGGTCAGCGTTGCTTACGCACACAACTTGATCAGCACCGTGAATATTTTGATGCGCGCGTTTCGCGGCGATGACGAGCTGAAAGTTTCTGCCCGAGAGGTGCTTGGTGTGTGTCGGAACTCGATGCGCACAAGAGAAATACAGGCCGATATTGTCGATACGCAACATGCAGCAAACCTTGCCATTGCGAAAGGGTTTGAGCGGGGTGCCGCTGTAATGATGTTGGATCGCGCCTGGGGTATGCGAGTGCGGGAGGCTATTCTGCAGGATCTGGATCGAATGAAACGGGAGGTCCTCGCTACGGGTGAGGCCGCCATACTGGAAGGGTGTAAAGGCGGACGGAAATGCAGGAGCCGTACGATTAAGGTCAACGAGTTTCGACTGGAGGCGCTGAACTATGCAATCGAAGTTCGACCGCAGGGGTCACGGAACCTGTTGTCGGAAACCGACACAGTGAAACGTTTTCTGCTGAGAGAACTTAACCCGTGCAGGCCGCTGCTAAAAAGCGCTGGCGTACCGACATTTCATGAGCTGCGGGCTGGGTTTGCCCAGGATATCTACGAAGAAGTCATGCAAGGCCCCAGTCCTCTGAAACAGCCTATACGCGATAAGGTAATGGACAGGGTTGCCCGTGATGAAGTGGCCCGTCAACTTGGTCATAACCGTCGTGGTGTTGCAGGAGCTTACGTGGGAGGGGTGCGCAATGCGGCTTGA
- a CDS encoding antitoxin Xre/MbcA/ParS toxin-binding domain-containing protein, protein MARPEKYTDADYLAWIESQVLVLTQDSQTKMCRLSAFDVMLSMDDTEALNAMKQPDKTLGELQADLVAASQQLFEGDLGAADAWLNRPLRAIGYERPVDCMESAESVRKMLDVIGRLEHGVFN, encoded by the coding sequence ATGGCACGACCTGAAAAATACACCGATGCAGATTACTTGGCCTGGATCGAATCCCAGGTACTGGTTTTGACACAAGATTCACAGACTAAAATGTGTCGTCTGTCCGCATTCGACGTTATGCTGAGTATGGACGACACAGAGGCACTCAACGCCATGAAGCAACCAGACAAAACTCTCGGCGAACTGCAAGCCGACCTAGTCGCAGCATCTCAACAGCTGTTCGAAGGCGATTTAGGTGCTGCCGATGCTTGGCTCAATCGCCCACTTCGCGCCATTGGATATGAACGGCCCGTCGACTGCATGGAGTCTGCCGAAAGCGTTCGTAAGATGCTTGATGTTATCGGGCGCCTGGAGCATGGTGTTTTCAACTGA
- a CDS encoding ATP-dependent zinc protease family protein has translation MGFKGFMGSKPNGSVPLALPLLVILTGLAGCSADQYFMVPKSNLETVNASVQNQRATLVTMENNAKVRFEQTIDDQTASTEIILQAISAQVKAPECPPVPKRQACPAATAAKAVASQLKGKLIVGEVEKLFLTAAETVYDARVDSGAETSSIDARNIVRFERDGSNWVRFDVPVPGSEGLLTLEKEISRRVKILQSNVDDPERRVVVELQFVIGNHTQVAEFTLTDRSHLTHQVLIGRNVLRDVMLIDVGKEFATELPDTMINGNSSYRDAIRDTL, from the coding sequence ATGGGTTTCAAGGGTTTCATGGGGTCAAAGCCTAATGGCAGCGTCCCGTTGGCACTGCCATTGCTGGTTATACTGACGGGCCTGGCCGGCTGTTCGGCAGATCAGTACTTTATGGTACCCAAATCCAATCTGGAAACCGTGAACGCCTCGGTGCAAAACCAGCGGGCGACTCTGGTCACCATGGAAAACAATGCAAAGGTACGCTTTGAGCAAACAATCGACGATCAAACTGCGTCCACCGAAATCATTCTACAAGCCATAAGCGCCCAAGTTAAAGCACCAGAATGCCCCCCCGTGCCGAAACGGCAGGCTTGCCCCGCGGCCACCGCAGCCAAGGCCGTGGCCAGCCAGCTCAAAGGCAAACTCATTGTCGGCGAAGTTGAAAAGCTCTTCCTGACCGCGGCAGAAACTGTTTACGACGCCCGGGTCGACAGCGGCGCCGAGACCTCTTCCATTGATGCACGAAATATTGTGAGATTCGAGCGCGACGGCAGCAACTGGGTACGCTTCGATGTGCCCGTACCCGGCAGTGAAGGGCTGCTGACCTTGGAAAAAGAGATCTCGCGACGGGTAAAAATTCTCCAATCAAACGTCGACGACCCTGAACGCCGGGTAGTGGTGGAATTGCAATTTGTGATAGGCAACCATACGCAAGTGGCCGAATTCACTCTGACCGACCGTTCGCACCTTACCCATCAGGTGTTGATTGGCCGCAACGTACTGCGCGATGTGATGCTGATTGATGTCGGCAAAGAGTTTGCTACCGAACTGCCCGACACCATGATCAACGGTAACAGCAGCTACCGCGATGCTATCAGAGACACGCTATGA
- a CDS encoding BCCT family transporter, giving the protein MGKIVRDEYQTDYVAGQDNIQPFGLDLHAPVFPITAIIVVLFIVGTLMFPALAIELLDGAKLQIINTFDWFFMLSANVFVIVCIALIFMPVGKIRLGGMDAKPDFSTLSWFSMLFAAGMGIGLMFWAVAEPVAYYTGWYGTPFNVEPNTPEALGLAMGGTMFHWGLHPWAIYAIVALSLAFFSFNKNMPLTIRSAFFPLLRDKVWGWPGHIIDSLAVIATIFGLATSLGFGAQQAAGGLNYLFGVGSGINVQMAIIVGVTALALLSVLRGLDGGVKVLSNINMALAGILLFFIIFAGPTMSILETLWITTTSYATNVVAFSNPFGRDDEVWMQGWTIFYWAWWISWSPFVGMFIARVSRGRTVREFIIAVLLIPTVITAVWMSAFGGAALEQIQQGVGALSSEGLTDVSLATFQMFANLPLTGIISFIGIVLVLVFFITSSDSGSLVIDSITAGGKTDAPTAQRVFWVVMEGAIAAVLIFGGGDDALGAIQAASISAGLPFTLILLVMTWGLLKGLTLERKLLIQSGEMT; this is encoded by the coding sequence GTGGGCAAAATTGTAAGAGACGAATATCAAACAGATTACGTAGCCGGGCAGGATAATATCCAGCCGTTTGGGCTAGACCTTCACGCACCTGTGTTTCCGATAACCGCCATTATAGTGGTGTTATTCATTGTCGGTACCCTAATGTTTCCCGCTCTCGCCATAGAACTGCTCGATGGTGCCAAGCTTCAGATTATCAACACATTTGACTGGTTCTTTATGCTCAGTGCAAACGTGTTTGTTATTGTCTGTATAGCACTGATTTTTATGCCCGTGGGCAAAATCAGACTGGGTGGAATGGATGCCAAACCGGATTTCTCTACCCTGTCCTGGTTTTCGATGCTGTTCGCGGCGGGTATGGGTATTGGCTTAATGTTTTGGGCGGTGGCAGAGCCAGTCGCCTATTATACCGGCTGGTACGGCACGCCGTTTAATGTCGAACCCAACACGCCTGAAGCTTTGGGCCTGGCCATGGGCGGCACCATGTTTCATTGGGGCCTGCATCCTTGGGCGATCTACGCCATTGTGGCCTTGTCACTGGCGTTTTTCTCGTTCAACAAGAATATGCCGCTGACCATTCGTTCCGCCTTTTTCCCGCTGCTGCGTGACAAGGTGTGGGGCTGGCCCGGGCACATCATCGATTCTTTGGCGGTGATTGCGACTATTTTTGGGCTGGCAACGTCTTTGGGTTTTGGTGCCCAGCAGGCCGCTGGCGGTTTGAACTATTTGTTTGGTGTGGGTTCAGGTATCAATGTACAGATGGCGATTATTGTGGGTGTTACCGCATTGGCGCTGTTATCTGTGCTGCGTGGGTTGGACGGCGGCGTTAAGGTGCTAAGTAATATCAACATGGCCCTTGCGGGTATCTTGCTGTTCTTTATTATCTTTGCCGGTCCGACCATGTCGATTCTGGAAACCCTCTGGATAACCACCACCAGCTATGCGACCAACGTGGTTGCCTTTAGTAATCCGTTTGGCCGCGACGATGAAGTTTGGATGCAAGGCTGGACGATATTCTATTGGGCCTGGTGGATCTCCTGGTCTCCATTTGTAGGCATGTTTATCGCGCGGGTTTCTCGCGGTCGCACCGTGCGTGAATTCATCATCGCAGTGCTGCTAATTCCCACGGTGATTACCGCCGTATGGATGAGCGCGTTCGGCGGTGCGGCGCTGGAGCAGATTCAGCAAGGCGTGGGCGCTCTGTCTAGTGAGGGCTTGACCGACGTCAGCCTGGCGACTTTCCAGATGTTCGCCAATCTTCCGCTGACCGGTATTATTTCCTTTATTGGCATTGTGCTGGTACTGGTGTTCTTTATCACGTCGTCGGATTCCGGCTCGTTGGTTATCGACAGCATTACCGCCGGTGGCAAAACCGATGCGCCCACGGCTCAGCGTGTGTTCTGGGTGGTAATGGAAGGTGCTATAGCCGCTGTGCTGATATTCGGTGGTGGCGATGATGCGCTAGGCGCTATTCAGGCTGCTTCGATCAGTGCCGGCCTGCCGTTTACGCTGATTCTGTTGGTCATGACGTGGGGCTTGCTGAAAGGTTTGACCCTCGAGCGCAAGCTGCTGATTCAGAGCGGGGAAATGACGTAA
- the brxL gene encoding protease Lon-related BREX system protein BrxL, whose product MELDNIDNKAVAALDGYLVRKDLVRTFSRQFPVPTYVVEFLLGRYCASTDQEEIDEGLEIVQRQLKSRTVRAGEEELFKARARENGEVKIIDLITARLDAKTDSYIATLPSLRLTDVRISPELVNEHERMLTGGFYAELTLNYDAAIAQENKGRPFGLESLREIQLSKRDVLDTLADARKSFTTDEWKTFLLRSIGIEIDELSNRQVDAMLLRMVPFVERNYNLVELGPRGTGKSHLFQQVSPYAHLISGGKATVAKMFVNNSNGQRGLVCQYDVVCFDEVSGISFDQKDGVNIMKGFMESGEFSRGKESIRADGSIVLVGNFEVDVEHQQRIGHLFGPMPPEMKDDTAFMDRIHAFLPGWDVPKVSKELLTNHFGLVSDFLSECWSQLRNQSRLSVIQNRVFFGGALSGRDTNAVNKTISGLLKLLYPGEGQVPDEDIEWAVRIAMEARRRVKEQQKRIGAAEFRNTHFSYVMGEDGVEKFVSTPELHSENSIGDDPLEPGQVWTISPGTGEEHPGLYRIEVNEGPGSGVKVLNKPVPPAFKESVGYAEQNLYARSVQLVGDKDPRQHEFTIQLRAFDASKSGAKLGMASLLALSTALVKKSVRGGLIIVGEINLGGSVEPVHNPVTIAEIAVEKGATALLMPVSCRRQLFDLSDEMATKIDIQFYSDARDALIKAMVD is encoded by the coding sequence ATGGAATTGGACAATATTGATAACAAAGCAGTAGCCGCTTTAGACGGTTATCTGGTGCGCAAAGACCTGGTACGAACGTTTAGCCGCCAGTTTCCGGTGCCGACCTATGTGGTGGAGTTTCTGCTGGGGCGTTACTGCGCGAGTACCGACCAGGAAGAGATCGATGAAGGCCTGGAGATTGTTCAGCGGCAGCTCAAGTCTCGCACGGTAAGGGCGGGTGAAGAGGAGCTGTTCAAAGCCCGCGCTAGAGAGAATGGTGAGGTTAAGATTATCGACCTGATCACCGCTCGCCTGGATGCCAAAACCGACAGTTATATTGCGACATTGCCAAGTCTGCGCCTGACGGATGTTCGTATTTCGCCGGAGTTGGTGAATGAGCATGAGCGCATGCTGACCGGCGGCTTCTACGCTGAACTAACCCTCAACTACGACGCCGCTATTGCCCAGGAAAATAAGGGCCGGCCTTTTGGACTGGAGTCTTTGCGGGAGATTCAGCTCTCCAAGCGAGATGTGCTGGATACCTTGGCGGACGCGCGTAAGAGTTTCACCACAGATGAATGGAAAACCTTCCTGCTACGCTCCATCGGTATTGAGATAGATGAGTTATCCAATCGACAGGTGGATGCCATGCTGTTGCGCATGGTGCCCTTTGTAGAGCGCAACTATAACCTAGTGGAGCTTGGCCCACGGGGCACTGGTAAAAGTCATCTTTTCCAGCAGGTTTCACCCTATGCGCACTTGATTTCCGGCGGTAAGGCGACGGTCGCCAAGATGTTTGTGAACAACTCAAACGGACAGCGCGGCCTGGTCTGTCAGTACGACGTCGTTTGTTTTGACGAGGTTTCCGGCATCTCCTTCGACCAGAAGGATGGCGTGAACATCATGAAGGGGTTCATGGAATCCGGTGAGTTTAGCCGCGGCAAGGAAAGCATCCGCGCAGACGGCAGCATCGTGTTGGTGGGTAACTTCGAAGTGGATGTAGAGCATCAGCAGCGCATCGGTCATTTGTTTGGCCCCATGCCACCAGAAATGAAGGACGATACCGCCTTCATGGACCGTATTCATGCCTTCCTGCCGGGCTGGGATGTGCCTAAAGTCAGTAAAGAACTGCTGACCAATCATTTCGGTCTGGTGAGTGATTTCCTTTCCGAGTGCTGGAGCCAACTCCGTAATCAGAGCCGCCTCAGCGTGATTCAGAACCGGGTGTTCTTCGGTGGAGCTTTGTCGGGACGAGACACCAATGCGGTTAACAAAACCATCAGTGGGCTACTGAAACTCTTGTATCCCGGCGAAGGACAGGTTCCCGACGAAGATATTGAGTGGGCAGTGCGGATCGCTATGGAAGCCCGACGCCGGGTGAAAGAACAACAAAAGCGTATTGGCGCTGCAGAGTTTCGCAACACTCACTTCAGCTATGTGATGGGCGAGGACGGTGTGGAGAAATTTGTATCCACTCCCGAGTTGCATAGTGAAAATAGCATTGGCGACGATCCGTTGGAGCCTGGACAAGTGTGGACTATCTCTCCCGGAACCGGAGAGGAACACCCAGGCCTTTACCGTATCGAAGTTAATGAAGGGCCAGGGTCTGGTGTGAAGGTTCTAAATAAGCCCGTGCCGCCAGCATTCAAAGAAAGTGTTGGCTACGCCGAACAGAACCTCTATGCCCGGTCAGTTCAGTTGGTAGGTGATAAAGATCCCCGCCAGCACGAATTCACCATTCAGCTACGGGCGTTTGATGCCTCAAAATCCGGTGCCAAACTTGGTATGGCCTCACTGCTCGCGTTGAGTACCGCACTGGTTAAAAAGAGCGTTCGTGGTGGCCTGATCATTGTGGGCGAAATCAACCTGGGTGGCTCTGTCGAGCCTGTGCATAACCCGGTGACCATCGCGGAGATCGCGGTAGAGAAGGGCGCAACAGCGCTGTTGATGCCCGTTTCCTGTCGGAGGCAGTTGTTTGACTTGTCTGATGAAATGGCAACAAAGATTGATATTCAGTTTTATTCTGATGCCCGGGATGCGTTGATTAAAGCGATGGTGGATTAG
- a CDS encoding inactive transglutaminase family protein has translation MSTRSRTPFYIAIFLIIATGISLAVWRHIELGIPWLTGEQRPVWMVEARVDFDATGGAVTAALNVPDQPPGFHTLSELAASPGYGFSILEQAGMRRAEWTKRDVTGPQTLYYKVQLIPDPDVRSIPAKVKPVARTVFWAEPEATAVREILEQAKQRSSNPQSMTRELIRLMQPDTGAQNTTLLTTGENYLDLLVDMLNFSGIPARAADGLKLEDARRRQPLLAFLQIHTGEEWLTFDPRTAEQGVPEDLLLWRQGSASLLDVVGGANSEISFSMLRQTIPAIQLAAMQSEETGLGFLSFYELPIEEQGMFRMLLLLPLGALVVAFMRMLIGIRTSGTFMPVLIAVAFVQTTLIPGLVAFLSVVAIGLLMRSYLSSLNLLLVSRISALIILVIFITAGLSVVGYQMGFNTGMTVTFFPMVIIAWTIERMSILWEEEGAREVIRQGTGSLFVAICAYLLMSAPLAGHLTFNFPELHLVILGLILLMGNYTGYKLSELRRFTPMKVYD, from the coding sequence ATGAGTACCCGGTCGCGCACACCGTTCTATATTGCGATTTTTCTGATTATTGCTACTGGCATTTCCCTCGCCGTATGGCGCCACATCGAACTGGGAATTCCCTGGCTGACCGGCGAACAACGGCCGGTTTGGATGGTAGAAGCGCGGGTGGATTTTGACGCCACAGGCGGCGCCGTAACGGCTGCACTGAACGTGCCCGATCAGCCTCCGGGTTTCCATACTCTGAGCGAACTAGCAGCCTCCCCCGGCTACGGTTTTTCTATTCTGGAGCAAGCTGGCATGCGCCGCGCCGAGTGGACCAAGCGCGACGTTACCGGTCCACAAACGCTGTATTACAAAGTCCAGTTGATACCAGACCCAGACGTTCGCAGCATACCCGCTAAAGTAAAACCGGTGGCACGCACTGTGTTTTGGGCAGAACCCGAAGCCACTGCTGTTCGGGAAATACTGGAGCAGGCCAAACAACGCTCCAGTAACCCACAAAGCATGACCCGCGAACTGATTCGGCTGATGCAACCAGATACCGGTGCCCAAAACACCACCCTTTTAACGACCGGCGAAAATTATCTCGACCTACTGGTCGATATGCTGAATTTCTCTGGCATACCCGCTCGCGCGGCCGATGGCCTGAAGCTGGAAGACGCTCGCCGGCGCCAGCCGCTGCTGGCGTTCCTGCAAATTCACACCGGCGAAGAATGGCTGACCTTTGACCCCCGCACCGCTGAACAGGGCGTACCGGAAGACCTGTTGTTGTGGCGCCAGGGATCCGCGTCGCTGTTGGACGTGGTGGGCGGCGCCAACTCCGAGATCAGCTTCTCTATGCTGCGCCAGACCATTCCCGCCATTCAGCTGGCAGCCATGCAATCTGAAGAAACCGGGCTCGGCTTTCTGAGTTTTTACGAACTGCCAATTGAAGAGCAAGGCATGTTCCGCATGCTGCTGTTATTGCCTTTGGGGGCACTGGTGGTGGCCTTCATGCGCATGTTGATCGGTATTCGCACGTCCGGAACCTTCATGCCCGTACTGATTGCGGTAGCGTTTGTGCAGACCACTTTGATACCCGGGCTAGTGGCATTTTTGTCGGTGGTCGCCATTGGCTTGTTAATGCGCAGCTACCTTTCCAGCCTGAACCTGCTGCTGGTTTCACGGATCTCGGCGTTGATCATCCTGGTGATATTCATTACCGCCGGTTTGAGCGTTGTCGGTTATCAGATGGGCTTTAATACCGGCATGACGGTGACCTTCTTCCCCATGGTTATCATCGCCTGGACCATTGAGCGGATGTCGATTTTGTGGGAGGAGGAAGGCGCACGGGAAGTCATAAGGCAAGGCACAGGAAGTCTGTTTGTCGCCATTTGCGCTTACCTGCTGATGAGCGCACCGCTGGCTGGACACTTGACCTTCAACTTCCCCGAATTGCACCTGGTTATTCTGGGCCTGATTCTGCTGATGGGTAATTACACCGGCTACAAACTCAGCGAATTGCGCCGTTTCACACCAATGAAGGTTTACGACTAA